One segment of Bradyrhizobium sp. WD16 DNA contains the following:
- a CDS encoding mannose-1-phosphate guanylyltransferase/mannose-6-phosphate isomerase produces the protein MSGRIIPLIMCGGAGTRLWPASREGRPKQFLRLFGAQSTFQDTVQRVSDPALFDRPIVITNAAYRFMVLEQLAEIGLEADVLLEPARRDSGPAIAAGAAFARSRAADSVVLALAADHVVRDAPAFVAACRRGLEAADAGHIVTFGVTPEHPSTEYGYIQPGEAITGQVRTVAKFVEKPDAATAATYVADGYLWNSGNFMFRADTLLSEYALVDPESIETVTAAVTKAGRDLGFVTLDKDSFERARAISIDYAVMEKTSRAAVVAVACGWSDVGSWHAVWELSAKDADGNVAQGHAVFEGARNCNVSSDKALVALEGVEDLVVVATEDAILVSRQKEPGALKRLVGRLRKVAPQVTEDHLKVHRPWGSYQSLDTGDRHQVKRIVVKAGGRLSLQKHHHRSEHWIVVRGAALVTVDSAQKMVHENESIYIPIGAVHRMENPGKIPLELIEVQTGSYLGEDDIIRIEDDYKRS, from the coding sequence ATGAGCGGACGCATCATTCCCCTGATCATGTGCGGCGGCGCCGGCACGCGGCTATGGCCGGCTTCGCGCGAGGGACGACCCAAACAGTTCCTTCGCCTGTTCGGGGCGCAGTCCACGTTCCAGGATACCGTACAGCGGGTGTCTGACCCCGCGTTGTTCGACAGGCCGATCGTCATCACCAACGCGGCCTATCGCTTCATGGTGCTGGAGCAGCTTGCCGAGATCGGGCTGGAGGCTGACGTGCTGCTCGAGCCGGCGCGGCGCGATTCCGGCCCGGCGATCGCCGCTGGAGCGGCCTTCGCTCGCAGCCGCGCCGCGGATTCGGTGGTGCTGGCGCTCGCGGCCGATCATGTCGTGCGGGACGCGCCCGCCTTCGTCGCCGCCTGCCGGCGCGGTCTCGAAGCGGCCGACGCCGGCCACATCGTCACCTTCGGCGTGACGCCGGAGCATCCCTCTACCGAATATGGCTACATCCAACCGGGTGAGGCGATCACCGGCCAGGTCCGGACCGTCGCCAAATTCGTCGAGAAGCCCGACGCGGCGACGGCGGCGACTTATGTCGCCGACGGCTATTTGTGGAACAGCGGCAACTTCATGTTTCGCGCCGATACGCTGCTGTCCGAATATGCCCTCGTCGATCCGGAAAGTATCGAGACCGTGACGGCCGCGGTGACGAAAGCGGGGCGCGACCTCGGCTTCGTCACCCTCGACAAGGATTCGTTCGAGCGGGCACGGGCGATCTCGATCGACTACGCAGTGATGGAGAAGACGTCTCGCGCAGCCGTGGTGGCCGTGGCCTGCGGCTGGTCGGATGTCGGCTCCTGGCACGCCGTATGGGAGCTGTCGGCCAAGGACGCCGACGGCAATGTGGCCCAGGGCCATGCGGTGTTCGAGGGGGCACGCAACTGCAACGTCTCCAGCGACAAGGCGCTGGTGGCGCTGGAAGGCGTTGAGGACCTCGTGGTCGTGGCCACGGAGGATGCCATCCTGGTGTCGCGGCAGAAGGAGCCCGGTGCGCTCAAGCGCCTCGTCGGCAGGCTGCGCAAGGTCGCGCCGCAGGTGACCGAGGACCATCTCAAGGTCCACCGGCCCTGGGGCTCCTATCAGTCGCTCGACACCGGCGACCGTCACCAGGTCAAGCGCATCGTGGTCAAGGCCGGCGGCCGGCTGTCGCTGCAGAAGCACCACCACCGTTCCGAGCACTGGATCGTGGTGCGAGGGGCAGCCCTGGTCACTGTCGACAGCGCCCAGAAGATGGTCCACGAAAACGAATCGATCTACATCCCGATCGGCGCCGTCCATCGGATGGAAAATCCGGGCAAGATCCCGCTGGAGCTGATCGAGGTTCAGACCGGCAGCTACCTCGGCGAGGATGACATCATCCGCATCGAGGACGACTACAAGCGCTCCTAG
- a CDS encoding glycosyltransferase family 2 protein: MSALKPARDAAAPLVSVIMSMRNSAATVAEAVRSLQLQTLSSWELVVIDDGSHDASAAVVEGFADPRIRVVREAESRGLAARLNQAIGLARGEFIARMDSDDICFPERLERQINALRNDPSIDLLASSAVVFNDAGALIGILPVFTGHDEMVGRPFEGIPMPHPTWCGRAAWFRANPYDSALLKAEDQDLLLRSHRHSRFGALDEILLAYRQNRLDLAKILPGRHASIRSIWRYGGAHGEYLPALGGIAAHLAKGGVDVVTIGAGLNAVMQRQRLRAVPASVAERWQMLRRDLRQEHQSSSAAAGTTV, from the coding sequence ATGAGCGCCCTCAAGCCAGCGCGGGACGCGGCCGCGCCTCTCGTCTCCGTGATCATGTCCATGCGCAACAGCGCGGCTACCGTCGCTGAGGCGGTGCGATCGCTGCAGCTCCAGACGTTGTCGAGCTGGGAGCTGGTCGTCATAGACGACGGCTCGCACGATGCCAGCGCTGCGGTGGTGGAGGGCTTTGCTGATCCTCGCATCCGTGTGGTGCGGGAGGCCGAGAGCAGAGGCCTTGCCGCACGGCTCAATCAGGCCATCGGTCTCGCGCGGGGCGAATTCATCGCCCGGATGGATTCCGACGACATCTGCTTTCCCGAGCGGCTCGAGCGTCAGATCAATGCCTTGCGCAACGATCCGTCGATTGATCTCCTCGCCAGCAGCGCCGTGGTCTTCAATGACGCCGGCGCGCTGATCGGAATCCTGCCGGTCTTCACTGGTCACGACGAGATGGTTGGCCGGCCCTTTGAGGGCATTCCCATGCCGCATCCGACCTGGTGCGGCCGGGCCGCGTGGTTCCGCGCCAACCCTTATGATTCCGCGCTGCTCAAGGCCGAAGACCAGGACCTCCTGTTGCGCAGCCATCGTCACAGTCGTTTCGGTGCCCTCGACGAAATCCTGCTCGCCTACCGGCAGAACCGGCTGGATCTCGCCAAGATCCTTCCCGGCCGCCATGCGTCGATCCGTTCGATCTGGCGTTACGGTGGCGCGCATGGCGAGTACCTCCCGGCGCTGGGAGGAATCGCGGCCCATCTCGCTAAGGGCGGCGTGGATGTCGTCACCATCGGCGCCGGCCTCAACGCCGTCATGCAGCGGCAACGCCTGCGCGCCGTGCCGGCGAGCGTCGCGGAACGCTGGCAGATGCTGCGCCGAGACTTGCGGCAGGAGCACCAGTCCAGCTCTGCCGCAGCCGGAACGACCGTCTGA
- a CDS encoding Gfo/Idh/MocA family protein: MSSTNVAPGARTTLRVGVVGAGVMGSNHARVLAGLPGITLTGIVDPLPAHRTRAENLVGCRTFAGLDELLDAGVDAVTIAAPTHLHHEIALTLIGRGVHVLVEKPIASTVDEGHEIVEAARKAGVTLMVGHVERFNPAVVAIKQAIKGEDILSIGITRVGPFPPRMSNVGVVIDLAVHDIDLIRWFTESDIVEVQPQLSSAVAEREDIALLQFRTASGVLAHINTNWLTPFKARSVTVATRGKYVMGDLLTRQVTECFGFQPDGSYSMRHLPVGHDEPLRAELMAFIDAVSRAGAPAVTGDEGVASLAIAIRCLLHATPANTGREAVRRAAE, from the coding sequence ATGTCATCGACGAACGTGGCGCCGGGCGCACGAACCACCCTCCGTGTCGGCGTGGTCGGGGCCGGGGTGATGGGCAGCAACCATGCCCGGGTTTTGGCCGGCCTGCCTGGCATCACTCTGACCGGCATCGTCGATCCCCTTCCGGCGCATCGAACCCGCGCGGAGAATCTGGTTGGCTGCCGGACGTTCGCGGGCCTCGACGAGCTGCTCGATGCCGGCGTTGATGCCGTCACCATCGCCGCGCCGACCCATCTCCACCATGAGATCGCGCTGACCCTGATCGGTCGCGGGGTGCATGTGCTGGTCGAAAAGCCGATCGCGTCCACAGTGGACGAGGGTCATGAGATCGTCGAGGCGGCACGCAAGGCCGGCGTCACCCTGATGGTCGGCCATGTCGAACGCTTCAATCCGGCCGTCGTCGCTATCAAGCAGGCGATCAAAGGCGAGGACATCCTCTCGATAGGCATCACCCGTGTCGGTCCCTTCCCGCCGCGGATGTCGAATGTCGGTGTCGTCATCGATCTCGCCGTGCACGATATCGACCTCATCCGCTGGTTTACCGAATCGGACATCGTCGAGGTGCAACCCCAGCTCTCCAGCGCTGTCGCCGAGCGCGAGGACATCGCGCTGCTGCAGTTCCGGACCGCGTCCGGCGTACTGGCTCATATCAACACCAACTGGCTGACGCCGTTCAAGGCACGGAGCGTCACGGTGGCGACTCGCGGCAAATACGTCATGGGCGATCTGTTGACGCGGCAGGTGACCGAATGTTTCGGCTTTCAGCCCGACGGCAGCTATTCCATGCGTCATCTTCCGGTCGGTCACGACGAGCCGCTGCGCGCCGAACTGATGGCCTTCATCGACGCAGTGAGCAGAGCCGGAGCTCCGGCGGTGACCGGCGACGAAGGCGTCGCCAGCCTCGCCATCGCCATCCGTTGCCTGTTGCACGCGACGCCCGCCAATACCGGTCGCGAGGCCGTCCGCCGCGCCGCCGAGTGA
- a CDS encoding nucleotide sugar dehydrogenase — MAHQRKIAVIGLGYVGLPVAVAFARDGRRVVGFDIDGSRVAELRDGRDRTREVDSADLRQDALRFTCDPGELAACDFFIVTVPTPIDAARNPDLGAMLSASRTVGAVLKKGDIVVYESTVYPGAVEEDCAPVLEAASGLRSGVDFKLGYSPERINPGDREHRFETITKVVSGQDEETLQIVADVYGSVVKAGIHRAPSIRVAEAAKVIENTQRDLNIAFMNELSLICHALGIDTGDVLAAARTKWNFLPFQPGLVGGHCIGVDPYYLTHRAEKAGYHPQVILSGRRINDSMGQHVARECVRALLRRSGAAGTVTILGLTFKEDVPDTRNSKVVDIVTELRSFGLKVQIHDPFADPADVQAEYGLTLSALDELAPADGVILAVAHRDYIDGGWPAIQRLLIKGEGLVLDIKNRLDRSTVPAGIELWRL; from the coding sequence GTGGCTCACCAGCGCAAAATCGCGGTCATCGGGCTCGGCTATGTCGGCCTGCCTGTGGCGGTGGCGTTCGCGCGGGACGGACGGCGGGTCGTCGGTTTCGATATTGACGGGAGCAGGGTCGCCGAACTACGCGACGGCCGAGATCGCACCCGTGAGGTCGACAGCGCCGATCTGAGACAGGATGCGCTCCGTTTTACTTGCGACCCTGGCGAGCTGGCCGCATGTGATTTCTTCATCGTTACGGTGCCGACGCCGATCGATGCCGCCCGCAATCCAGATCTCGGCGCCATGCTGTCGGCATCGCGCACGGTCGGCGCCGTGCTGAAGAAGGGCGATATCGTCGTCTACGAATCGACCGTCTATCCGGGCGCCGTCGAGGAGGATTGCGCCCCGGTGCTAGAGGCCGCCTCCGGCCTGCGCAGCGGCGTCGATTTCAAGCTCGGCTATTCGCCGGAACGCATCAATCCGGGCGACCGGGAGCACCGGTTCGAGACCATCACCAAGGTGGTCTCGGGGCAGGATGAAGAGACTCTTCAGATTGTCGCCGACGTCTATGGTTCGGTGGTCAAGGCCGGCATTCATCGTGCGCCGTCGATCCGCGTCGCCGAGGCCGCCAAGGTCATCGAGAACACCCAGCGTGATCTCAACATCGCTTTCATGAATGAACTGTCGCTGATCTGCCATGCCCTCGGCATCGACACTGGCGACGTACTGGCCGCGGCGCGCACCAAGTGGAACTTCCTGCCGTTTCAGCCGGGGCTGGTCGGCGGCCACTGCATCGGAGTCGATCCCTATTACCTGACGCACCGGGCGGAAAAGGCCGGCTATCATCCACAGGTCATTCTGTCAGGCCGCCGCATTAATGACAGCATGGGCCAGCATGTTGCCCGCGAGTGCGTCCGCGCCCTTCTGCGCAGAAGCGGGGCTGCCGGGACTGTCACGATCCTCGGGCTCACCTTCAAGGAGGACGTGCCCGATACGCGGAATTCGAAGGTGGTCGACATCGTGACCGAACTGCGATCCTTTGGGCTGAAGGTCCAGATCCACGATCCGTTCGCCGATCCAGCGGACGTACAGGCCGAATACGGCTTGACGCTGTCTGCGCTGGATGAGCTTGCGCCTGCCGACGGCGTCATCCTGGCGGTCGCACATCGCGATTACATCGACGGTGGCTGGCCTGCGATCCAGCGCCTGCTCATCAAAGGGGAGGGGCTTGTGCTCGACATCAAGAACCGGCTTGACCGCTCCACGGTGCCGGCCGGCATCGAATTGTGGCGGTTATGA
- a CDS encoding NAD-dependent epimerase translates to MTSSNSSESILVTGAAGFIGFHVAQRLMQMGRSVTGVDNLNDYYDPALKQARLDILRNDPRFTFVKHDLADGAGTAELFVKGRFPVVVHLAAQAGVRYSLQNPQAYISANLDGFANILEGCRHNGCRNLLFASSSSVYGANTKLPFSVHDNVDHPISLYAASKKANELMAHAYSHLFRLPATGLRFFTVYGPWGRPDMAMYIFAKAILEGRPIKLFNHGKMQRDFTYVDDVVEAIVRLVDRPAQPDPGWSGAKPDPSASTAPWRIYNIGNNKPEELLHVVEVLESALGRRAIRELAPMEPGDVPATYADVDDLMRDVGFRPATSIEDGVGRFIRWFRDYHKS, encoded by the coding sequence ATGACCAGTTCCAATTCCAGCGAATCGATCCTCGTTACCGGAGCCGCGGGATTCATTGGCTTCCACGTTGCCCAACGTCTGATGCAGATGGGCCGCAGCGTCACGGGCGTCGACAATCTCAACGACTATTACGATCCGGCGCTCAAGCAGGCGCGGCTGGACATCTTGCGTAACGATCCTCGCTTCACGTTCGTGAAGCACGATCTTGCCGACGGCGCCGGCACCGCAGAGCTGTTCGTCAAGGGACGCTTTCCGGTGGTTGTGCACCTCGCTGCCCAGGCCGGCGTGCGCTACTCGCTGCAGAATCCACAGGCCTATATCTCGGCCAATCTCGACGGCTTTGCCAATATTCTCGAGGGCTGTCGCCACAACGGCTGCCGCAACCTGTTGTTCGCGTCGTCGTCATCGGTCTATGGCGCCAATACCAAGCTGCCATTCTCGGTGCATGACAACGTCGATCACCCGATCAGCCTCTATGCCGCAAGCAAGAAGGCCAACGAACTGATGGCGCATGCCTATAGCCATCTGTTCAGACTGCCGGCGACGGGCCTGCGTTTCTTCACCGTCTACGGGCCCTGGGGCCGACCGGACATGGCGATGTATATCTTCGCCAAGGCGATCCTCGAAGGCCGTCCGATCAAGCTGTTCAATCACGGCAAGATGCAGCGCGACTTCACCTATGTCGATGACGTGGTGGAGGCGATCGTTCGTCTGGTCGATCGTCCGGCGCAGCCCGACCCGGGATGGTCCGGCGCAAAACCCGATCCGAGCGCCAGCACGGCGCCATGGCGGATCTACAATATCGGCAACAACAAGCCGGAAGAGCTTCTCCATGTGGTCGAGGTGCTCGAATCGGCGCTCGGGCGCCGTGCCATCCGGGAGTTGGCGCCGATGGAGCCGGGTGACGTGCCCGCGACCTATGCCGATGTCGACGACCTGATGCGCGATGTCGGCTTTCGTCCTGCAACCAGCATTGAGGACGGCGTCGGTCGCTTCATCCGCTGGTTTCGCGATTATCACAAATCTTGA
- a CDS encoding glycosyltransferase, with protein sequence MISLSSRKAAILAHSEKFAATRTEWRARAGFFHSEDQNYLRFLIPEGARVLEIGCGTGDTLAALKPSRGVGVDFSPSMIAEARRRHPDLSFVEGDAEDPATIAALGGPFDYVLVLDAIGAIDDCQAFLARLHGLCTRETRLVIGYFSHLWYPLLTLADRLQLRMSYPEQNVLSPADVAALAALADFDPVKSEQRVLSPMRLLGLGRFLNRFISILPGFRALSLRHYVVCRSLRARGEEVKSVTVVVPARNERGNIEPAVQRIPKFCDDIEIIFIEGHSKDGTFAEMERVKAAHPDRDIKTMVQPGKGKADAVFTAFEAARGDVLMILDADLTMPPEQLPKFWEALHSGKGEFINGSRLVYAMDQGAMRFLNLIANRTFSYLFSWLLNQRYTDTLCGTKVMRRSDYQRLKAGKAYFGDFDPFGDFDLIFGASKLNLKSIDMPIRYAARSYGETQISRFSHGWLLLKMVVFAFFRIKAQ encoded by the coding sequence ATGATTTCGCTGTCCAGCCGCAAGGCGGCCATTCTGGCCCATTCCGAAAAATTCGCCGCGACGCGTACCGAGTGGCGCGCGCGCGCCGGCTTTTTTCACAGTGAAGACCAGAACTATCTGCGCTTTCTCATTCCGGAGGGGGCCCGCGTCCTCGAGATCGGCTGCGGCACCGGCGACACCCTTGCCGCCCTCAAGCCGAGCCGCGGCGTCGGCGTCGATTTCAGTCCGTCGATGATCGCCGAGGCGCGCCGCCGTCATCCCGATTTGTCCTTCGTCGAGGGCGACGCTGAGGATCCGGCGACCATTGCCGCGCTTGGCGGACCGTTCGACTATGTCCTGGTGCTCGACGCGATCGGCGCCATCGACGACTGCCAGGCCTTTCTCGCCCGCCTGCACGGGCTTTGCACGCGTGAGACGAGGCTGGTGATCGGCTACTTCTCTCATCTGTGGTATCCGCTGCTCACTCTGGCGGATCGCCTCCAGCTGCGCATGTCCTATCCGGAACAGAATGTTCTGTCGCCGGCGGACGTGGCCGCGCTGGCTGCGCTCGCGGACTTCGATCCCGTCAAATCGGAGCAGCGGGTGCTTTCGCCGATGCGGCTGCTCGGCCTCGGTCGCTTCCTGAACCGCTTCATCAGTATCCTGCCGGGATTCCGGGCGCTGTCGCTGCGTCATTACGTGGTCTGCCGCTCGCTGCGGGCGCGGGGCGAAGAAGTCAAGTCGGTCACCGTCGTGGTACCGGCGCGCAACGAGCGCGGCAACATCGAGCCGGCGGTGCAGCGCATTCCGAAATTCTGCGACGACATCGAAATCATCTTCATCGAAGGCCACAGCAAGGACGGCACCTTCGCCGAGATGGAGCGTGTCAAGGCAGCCCATCCTGACCGCGATATCAAAACGATGGTGCAGCCGGGCAAGGGCAAGGCCGATGCGGTGTTCACGGCTTTCGAAGCGGCGCGGGGCGACGTGCTGATGATTCTCGATGCCGACCTGACGATGCCGCCGGAGCAATTGCCGAAATTCTGGGAGGCGCTGCATTCCGGCAAGGGCGAATTCATCAATGGCTCGCGCCTCGTCTACGCGATGGATCAGGGCGCCATGCGCTTTCTCAACCTGATCGCCAATCGGACGTTTTCCTATCTGTTCTCTTGGCTTCTCAACCAGCGCTACACTGATACGTTGTGCGGCACCAAGGTGATGCGGCGCAGCGATTATCAGCGGCTTAAGGCCGGCAAGGCCTATTTCGGCGATTTCGATCCATTCGGCGATTTCGACCTGATCTTCGGCGCCTCGAAGCTGAACCTCAAATCGATCGACATGCCGATCCGCTATGCCGCGCGCTCCTACGGCGAAACCCAGATCTCGCGGTTCAGCCACGGCTGGCTGTTGTTGAAGATGGTGGTCTTCGCCTTCTTCCGCATCAAGGCGCAGTAG
- a CDS encoding lysylphosphatidylglycerol synthase transmembrane domain-containing protein translates to MQKFILVTAKILISGALLYLALRGVNVAAILARMNQINPLWIAAAVMVTLLQIVLGAVRWRLITGPCGAPLTITQALRFNLIGSFFNQTLPSSIGGDAVRLWLLSRTGAGWRAATYSVLVDRAIGLIALAVIIVASLPWSWRLIGDARGRAALTLVDFAALAAGLGFLVFGQIRWNFLATWLPTRHIHACAVLANRVVFDRERGPLIAILSLMVHVLTVVIAWAVVRSIAAPADFAQVFLLIPPIVLITMLPISIAGWGVREATMMMAFGYAGLPQADGLVVSLLYGAVSFLVGAFGGLVWVASAEKAAKGSATMELPQEEIGSGATAP, encoded by the coding sequence ATGCAAAAGTTCATCCTTGTCACGGCCAAGATCCTGATTTCGGGCGCCCTGCTCTACCTGGCGCTGCGCGGGGTCAATGTTGCGGCGATCCTGGCACGAATGAACCAGATCAATCCGCTCTGGATCGCTGCCGCCGTGATGGTCACGCTGCTGCAGATCGTGCTTGGCGCGGTGCGCTGGCGCCTGATTACCGGGCCCTGCGGCGCGCCCTTGACCATTACGCAGGCCCTGCGCTTCAATCTGATCGGATCCTTCTTCAATCAGACCTTGCCGTCGTCCATTGGCGGCGACGCGGTTCGGCTGTGGCTCCTGAGCCGGACCGGTGCCGGCTGGCGGGCGGCGACCTATTCGGTGCTGGTCGACCGTGCCATCGGCCTGATCGCGCTGGCCGTCATCATCGTCGCGAGCCTGCCATGGAGCTGGCGCCTGATCGGCGATGCCCGTGGACGGGCCGCACTGACCCTGGTTGATTTTGCCGCCCTCGCCGCCGGCCTGGGCTTTCTGGTGTTTGGCCAGATCCGCTGGAACTTTCTCGCCACCTGGTTACCGACGCGACATATCCATGCCTGTGCCGTGCTCGCCAATAGAGTGGTGTTCGACCGCGAGCGCGGCCCATTGATCGCCATTCTGTCGCTGATGGTCCATGTGCTCACGGTCGTGATCGCCTGGGCGGTGGTGCGCTCGATCGCGGCCCCCGCCGATTTCGCTCAGGTGTTTCTGCTGATCCCGCCGATCGTGCTGATCACCATGCTGCCGATTTCGATCGCCGGCTGGGGCGTGCGCGAAGCCACGATGATGATGGCGTTTGGCTATGCCGGACTGCCGCAGGCCGATGGCCTTGTCGTGTCCCTGCTCTATGGCGCCGTGTCCTTCCTGGTCGGCGCCTTCGGCGGCCTCGTCTGGGTCGCCAGTGCCGAAAAAGCGGCGAAGGGCAGCGCCACCATGGAGCTGCCCCAGGAGGAAATCGGCTCGGGCGCTACTGCGCCTTGA
- the asnB gene encoding asparagine synthase (glutamine-hydrolyzing) — MCGIAGLYRPGGGDASALAGCAVRMGEALSHRGPDAAGLWSDPQVGVAFSHRRLSILDLTEAGSQPMRSACGRFTVTFNGEIYNHLELRAALEAAGAAPRWRGHSDTETFLAAVAHWGVTAALRRLAGMFAFALWNADARTLTLARDRFGEKPLYYGWCGGDLVFGSELKALAAHPAWAPVLDRAALTSFMRYSYVPAPASIWEGIFKLPPGTEISFAAHAATGELPKPARYWSYADTMVAAQSARITDEAEAVGELERVLSAAIRRQCLSDVPLGAFLSGGIDSSTIVALMQANTMVPVRTFTIGFAESAYDEAQDARRVASHLRTDHTEWRIDAGTARDVIPQLPRIYDEPFADSSQIPTHLVAMLARRHVTVALSGDAGDELFGGYNRHVWGETLNARVLSRPAWLRALVSTLLRGLSPEPIDTLSRIANPIMPAGLRVRRAGAQAAKLASILGAGSLDDMYRLLCSIDSDPGATVLGGAEADGWAASEMRRLAAPLAPLDRMTLADALNYLSDDILHKVDRAAMAVSLETRVPFLDPDVAEFAVRIPPSMKVREGRGKWLVRQVLYKYVPHELVDRPKTGFSIPLAEWLRGPLRGWAGDLLAPGRLRQQGLFAPAAIATRLNEHMAGRRDHAYWLWNVLMAQSWLDQWGGRRPATVPPESSEVQPA, encoded by the coding sequence ATGTGCGGCATCGCCGGCCTTTATCGACCGGGAGGGGGCGATGCCAGCGCGCTTGCCGGCTGCGCCGTACGGATGGGCGAGGCGTTGTCCCATCGGGGGCCGGACGCCGCAGGGCTCTGGAGCGATCCGCAGGTCGGGGTCGCATTCAGCCACCGCCGTCTCTCAATCCTCGATCTCACCGAGGCGGGCAGCCAGCCGATGCGCAGCGCCTGCGGCCGATTCACCGTCACGTTCAACGGCGAGATCTATAACCATCTCGAGCTCCGCGCAGCGCTCGAGGCGGCCGGTGCCGCGCCGCGGTGGCGCGGCCACTCGGATACCGAGACGTTTCTCGCGGCCGTGGCGCACTGGGGCGTAACGGCCGCGCTGAGGCGCCTTGCCGGCATGTTCGCCTTCGCATTATGGAACGCCGATGCCCGTACGCTGACGCTGGCGCGCGACCGCTTCGGCGAGAAGCCGCTTTACTACGGCTGGTGTGGCGGCGATCTCGTCTTCGGCTCCGAGTTGAAGGCCTTGGCGGCGCATCCGGCTTGGGCTCCGGTGCTCGATCGCGCCGCGCTGACATCCTTCATGCGGTATTCATACGTGCCGGCGCCGGCCAGCATCTGGGAGGGCATATTCAAGCTGCCGCCGGGCACCGAGATCAGTTTCGCGGCGCACGCGGCAACCGGCGAACTGCCGAAGCCTGCGCGCTACTGGTCTTATGCCGACACGATGGTGGCGGCTCAGTCCGCGCGCATCACCGACGAGGCGGAGGCCGTCGGCGAGCTCGAGCGCGTGCTTTCCGCGGCGATCCGGCGTCAATGTCTGTCCGACGTGCCGCTCGGAGCCTTTCTTTCCGGTGGGATCGATTCCTCGACCATCGTGGCGCTGATGCAGGCGAATACGATGGTGCCGGTACGCACCTTCACCATCGGCTTCGCCGAGAGCGCCTATGACGAGGCGCAGGACGCGCGTCGGGTCGCATCGCATCTTCGCACCGATCACACGGAATGGCGGATCGATGCCGGCACGGCTCGCGACGTCATTCCTCAATTGCCGCGGATCTACGACGAACCGTTCGCGGACTCCTCGCAGATCCCGACGCATCTCGTGGCCATGCTGGCGCGTCGCCATGTCACAGTGGCGTTGTCGGGTGATGCGGGCGACGAGTTGTTCGGCGGCTACAATCGTCACGTCTGGGGCGAGACTTTGAATGCGCGGGTGCTGTCGCGGCCGGCCTGGCTGCGTGCGCTGGTGTCGACGCTTTTGCGCGGCCTGTCTCCGGAGCCGATCGACACGCTGTCGCGGATCGCGAACCCCATTATGCCGGCGGGTCTGCGGGTCCGGAGGGCGGGCGCCCAGGCGGCCAAACTCGCAAGCATCCTGGGTGCGGGCTCGCTCGACGATATGTATCGCCTGCTTTGCTCGATCGATTCCGATCCCGGGGCGACCGTGCTCGGGGGGGCCGAGGCAGACGGCTGGGCTGCGAGCGAAATGCGCAGATTGGCCGCCCCGCTTGCTCCGCTCGACCGTATGACGCTGGCTGACGCCCTGAACTATCTCAGCGACGACATCCTGCACAAGGTCGACCGCGCAGCCATGGCGGTGAGCCTGGAGACGCGGGTACCCTTCCTCGATCCGGATGTGGCTGAATTCGCTGTCCGTATTCCGCCCTCGATGAAGGTGCGCGAGGGGCGGGGCAAATGGCTGGTCCGACAGGTGCTCTACAAGTACGTGCCGCACGAGTTGGTCGATCGGCCGAAGACCGGATTCAGCATTCCGCTCGCCGAATGGCTGCGCGGGCCGTTACGCGGCTGGGCAGGCGATCTGCTCGCGCCCGGGCGGTTGCGCCAGCAGGGGCTGTTCGCCCCGGCTGCGATCGCGACGCGCCTGAACGAACACATGGCGGGTCGACGCGATCATGCGTATTGGCTATGGAACGTACTGATGGCGCAAAGCTGGCTCGACCAGTGGGGTGGCCGTCGGCCCGCCACCGTCCCTCCCGAGAGTTCTGAAGTCCAGCCCGCATGA